In Acidimicrobiales bacterium, the sequence CATGCCGGTATCGGTGAACTGGCCGATATCGGCAGGGATGCCATACAGCTCGTCGAAGGCCCTCCGCCACGAGGTGGCGCCGGCACCGCCGGTGATGATCAGCGTACCGTCGATATCGAACAGGATGGCGAGTCGTGTGTCCGTCACAGATTGCTCCTGCAGAACAGATGAGTGCTGGCCGAGCCCGTGCTCCGAGGGCCGGCAGTCTTCAGTTTAGGAACCGTTCACCGATCTTCCAGTATCAGTGATGCTCGTCGGGCGTCAGATGGTCAAGTCGTCCCTCGGCGTCGGCCGGGGACGCGGCCAAGGATGCTCATCGCCGAGCCGGTGGCTCAGCAGATACGGGGAAGCGGATCCCCGACGAGCACGTCGACGATCCGGGTCCCACCGAACGTCGTCTTCAGCAGGACCAGCCCGGGCGGATCGTCCTTCACCCGGCCGATGATGGCAGCACCCGCGCCGAGCGGGTGGGACCGTAGAGCTTGCAGGGCCCGGTCGGCGACGGTCCCCTCCACGACGGCGACAAGTCGCCCCTCGCACGCGACGTAGAGGGGGTCGATGCCGAGAATCTCGCAGGCTCCGGTGACCTCCGGCCGCACAGGGACGGCCTCCTCCTCGAGGACGACGGCGGTGTTCGATGCCGTCGCCACCTCGTTCAGGACGGTGGCCACTCCACCCCGGGTGGCGTCGCGCAGGGCGTGGACCTTTGTCGTGGCATCCAGCAGGCGAGCGACCAGGTCGTGCATCGGGGCCGTGTCGGAGCTGACGTCGGCCTCGATGTCCAGCTCACCGCGAGCCAGCATGATGGTGACGCCGTGTTCGCCGATCGGCCCGGAGACGATGACCGCGTCACCCGGGCGGGCGCGTGACGCACCGAGCTGGAGGTCGTGACGTATCACGCCGACGCCGGCGGTGTTGATGTAGCAGCCGTCGGCCTTCCCCTTCTCGACCACCTTGGTGTCGCCGGTGACAATTGCGACACCAGCCGAGGCGGCCGCCTCGCTCATCGACCCGACGATCCGCTCCAGGTCGGCAACCGGGAACCCTTCCTCCAGGATGAACCCGGCCGACAGATAGAGCGGATGCGCTCCGGACATGACCAGGT encodes:
- the hypE gene encoding hydrogenase expression/formation protein HypE, with product MSPEGTDALAKDTHIHGEAGAHGEQRAGAEHLSREQQVLERIDKARRRKAKVKDERITLAHGSGGKATHTLIEAVFLEAFRNPLLEALEDQATPVVDGVRLAFTTDSFVVSPLVFPGGDIGDLAVNGTVNDLVMSGAHPLYLSAGFILEEGFPVADLERIVGSMSEAAASAGVAIVTGDTKVVEKGKADGCYINTAGVGVIRHDLQLGASRARPGDAVIVSGPIGEHGVTIMLARGELDIEADVSSDTAPMHDLVARLLDATTKVHALRDATRGGVATVLNEVATASNTAVVLEEEAVPVRPEVTGACEILGIDPLYVACEGRLVAVVEGTVADRALQALRSHPLGAGAAIIGRVKDDPPGLVLLKTTFGGTRIVDVLVGDPLPRIC